From one Bacillus sp. FJAT-42376 genomic stretch:
- the acnA gene encoding aconitate hydratase AcnA, with product MTEQQQLNNQDVFQARKTFDLKGKTYHYYSLKALEDAGIGQVTKLPYSIKVLLESVLRQVDGHVIKKEHVENLAKWGTSEQKDIDVPFKPSRVILQDFTGVPAVVDLASLRKAMADMGGDPDKINPEITVDLVIDHSVQVDKAGTDDSLQFNMELEFQRNAERYKFLSWAKKAFDNYRAVPPATGIVHQVNLEYLANVVHAAEKDSETVAYPDSLVGTDSHTTMINGIGVLGWGVGGIEAEAGMLGQPSYFPVPEVIGVKLTGKLPSGTTATDLALKVTQVLRQKGVVGKFVEFYGPGVPELPLADRATIANMAPEYGATCGFFPVDGETLNYLRLTGRDEDQIDLVETYSKENDLFYTPDKADPIFTDVVEIDLGGIEANLSGPKRPQDLIPLSEMKDTFHSQLSAPFGNQGFGLDAKDLDKEVTVQLATGEETLMKTGAIAIAAITSCTNTSNPYVLIGAGLVAKKAVEKGLQVPAYVKTSLAPGSKVVTGYLNNSGLMPYLEQLGFNTVGYGCTTCIGNSGPLAEEIEKAVADSDLLITSVLSGNRNFEGRIHPLVKGNYLASPPLVVAYALAGTVNVDLKNDSLGKDKDGNDVFFQDIWPSSEEIKEVVSRTVTPELFRKEYDRVFDDNARWNEIETTDESQYVWDENSTYIQAPTFFEGMSKEPGTVKPLTALRVVGKFGDSVTTDHISPAGSIGKDTPAGRYLQEKGVSPRDFNSYGSRRGNHEVMMRGTFANIRIRNQIAPGTEGGYTTYWPTGEVTSIYDACMKYKQDGTGLMVIGGKDYGMGSSRDWAAKGTTLLGIKTVIAESYERIHRSNLVLMGVLPLQFKDGDSAESLGLSGKEVFEVSIGESVKPRDHVKVRATDENGSSIEFEALVRFDSEVEIDYYRHGGILPMVLRDKLKA from the coding sequence ATGACGGAACAGCAGCAGTTGAATAATCAAGACGTTTTTCAAGCACGCAAAACCTTTGACTTAAAAGGAAAAACCTATCATTACTACTCTTTGAAAGCGCTTGAAGACGCAGGGATCGGGCAAGTTACAAAATTGCCATATTCCATTAAAGTTCTTCTTGAATCTGTCTTAAGACAAGTAGACGGACATGTGATTAAAAAAGAGCATGTTGAAAACCTTGCTAAATGGGGAACAAGCGAACAAAAGGATATTGATGTACCATTTAAGCCTTCCCGTGTCATTCTTCAGGATTTCACCGGAGTGCCTGCGGTGGTGGATTTGGCTTCTCTGCGCAAAGCGATGGCTGATATGGGCGGAGATCCGGATAAGATCAACCCTGAAATTACCGTTGATCTGGTCATTGACCATTCTGTTCAAGTGGATAAAGCAGGAACAGACGATTCTCTTCAATTCAATATGGAGCTTGAATTCCAGCGGAATGCAGAGCGCTACAAATTCTTGAGCTGGGCTAAAAAAGCATTTGATAATTACCGCGCTGTACCGCCGGCAACAGGTATCGTCCATCAGGTAAACCTTGAGTATCTGGCAAACGTTGTCCACGCGGCAGAAAAAGATTCGGAAACCGTCGCTTATCCGGATTCCTTAGTTGGTACGGATTCCCATACAACGATGATTAACGGAATCGGTGTCCTTGGATGGGGTGTAGGCGGAATTGAGGCAGAAGCAGGGATGCTTGGCCAGCCATCTTATTTCCCAGTGCCTGAAGTAATTGGTGTCAAATTAACCGGCAAATTGCCTTCAGGAACAACGGCAACGGATTTGGCCCTTAAAGTGACACAAGTTCTTCGCCAAAAAGGTGTGGTAGGGAAATTCGTAGAATTCTACGGACCGGGTGTACCGGAACTTCCGCTTGCTGACCGTGCGACGATTGCAAATATGGCACCGGAATACGGCGCAACTTGCGGATTCTTCCCGGTTGACGGAGAAACGCTTAACTATCTTCGCTTGACAGGCCGCGACGAAGATCAAATTGACTTGGTTGAAACGTATTCCAAAGAAAATGATCTTTTCTATACACCTGATAAAGCAGATCCGATTTTCACGGATGTAGTGGAAATTGATCTTGGGGGAATTGAAGCGAATCTTTCCGGTCCGAAACGTCCGCAGGATTTGATTCCTCTATCTGAAATGAAAGACACGTTCCATTCCCAGCTGTCTGCTCCTTTCGGCAACCAGGGCTTCGGACTGGATGCAAAAGACTTGGATAAAGAAGTAACAGTCCAGCTTGCAACAGGGGAAGAAACTCTAATGAAAACAGGCGCAATTGCGATTGCCGCTATTACAAGCTGTACAAATACGTCCAATCCGTATGTATTAATTGGAGCGGGTCTCGTTGCGAAAAAAGCTGTCGAAAAAGGACTGCAGGTGCCGGCGTATGTAAAAACTTCTCTAGCACCGGGATCAAAGGTTGTTACAGGATACCTGAACAATTCCGGTCTGATGCCTTATCTGGAGCAGCTTGGATTTAACACGGTCGGCTACGGCTGCACAACCTGCATCGGAAATTCAGGACCGCTTGCCGAAGAAATTGAAAAAGCAGTCGCTGATTCTGATCTTCTGATTACATCTGTTCTTTCCGGTAACCGTAACTTTGAAGGGCGGATCCATCCGCTAGTGAAAGGAAACTATTTGGCGTCACCGCCGCTCGTAGTGGCCTATGCACTCGCAGGTACGGTTAACGTTGACCTGAAAAACGATTCTTTAGGAAAAGACAAAGATGGAAACGATGTGTTCTTCCAGGATATTTGGCCTTCTTCTGAAGAAATCAAAGAAGTGGTATCAAGAACCGTGACGCCGGAGCTATTCCGTAAAGAATATGACCGCGTATTTGATGATAATGCACGCTGGAATGAAATCGAAACAACGGATGAATCACAGTATGTATGGGATGAAAATTCAACCTACATTCAGGCTCCGACGTTCTTCGAAGGAATGTCTAAAGAACCAGGAACGGTTAAGCCTCTAACTGCACTTAGAGTAGTGGGCAAGTTCGGAGACTCTGTTACAACCGACCACATTTCACCTGCAGGTTCCATCGGCAAAGATACTCCGGCTGGACGCTACCTACAGGAAAAAGGCGTTTCTCCAAGAGACTTCAATTCCTACGGTTCCCGCCGCGGAAACCATGAAGTGATGATGCGCGGAACGTTTGCGAATATCCGGATCCGCAACCAGATTGCTCCGGGTACAGAAGGCGGCTATACAACTTACTGGCCGACAGGCGAAGTCACATCCATTTATGATGCATGTATGAAATACAAGCAGGATGGAACCGGACTGATGGTAATCGGAGGCAAGGATTACGGAATGGGAAGCTCCCGTGACTGGGCAGCGAAAGGAACAACTCTTCTTGGTATTAAAACAGTCATCGCAGAAAGCTATGAGCGTATCCACAGAAGCAACCTTGTCCTAATGGGTGTTCTTCCTCTCCAATTTAAAGATGGAGACAGCGCTGAATCTCTTGGATTGTCAGGCAAGGAAGTATTTGAAGTATCCATCGGAGAATCAGTAAAACCTCGTGACCATGTAAAAGTTCGCGCGACTGATGAAAACGGCAGCTCCATTGAATTTGAAGCATTGGTTCGTTTTGACAGTGAAGTGGAAATCGACTATTACCGTCACGGCGGAATTCTGCCAATGGTCCTTCGGGATAAACTAAAAGCTTAA
- a CDS encoding TlpA disulfide reductase family protein has translation MKRNAALIILAALAAVMIWQILWPKVPPVGIEEGKTAPDFTLPLIDGGTAKLSDLKGKKVIINFWATWCPPCKKEIPDLKTVAAANQKDLVILAVNYTVSEANERTVKKFVQDQNMKFPVLMDPEADVLSQYKVFSYPTTFFLDEKGVIQKVKRSMVSRAELEKFADS, from the coding sequence ATGAAACGGAATGCAGCGCTAATCATCCTGGCAGCATTGGCTGCGGTCATGATCTGGCAAATTTTATGGCCGAAAGTGCCGCCAGTGGGGATTGAAGAAGGAAAAACAGCACCTGATTTCACCCTGCCTTTGATTGATGGCGGAACGGCAAAGCTGTCAGATTTGAAAGGGAAAAAGGTAATTATAAATTTCTGGGCGACATGGTGTCCGCCATGCAAAAAAGAAATTCCGGATTTGAAGACAGTGGCAGCGGCCAATCAAAAAGATTTGGTGATTCTGGCTGTTAACTATACCGTCTCTGAAGCAAACGAACGGACTGTGAAAAAATTTGTTCAAGACCAAAACATGAAATTTCCCGTTCTGATGGATCCGGAAGCAGACGTCTTGAGCCAATATAAAGTGTTCAGCTACCCAACCACTTTTTTTCTGGACGAAAAGGGCGTTATTCAAAAAGTGAAAAGAAGCATGGTAAGCCGGGCCGAACTTGAAAAATTTGCAGATTCTTGA
- a CDS encoding FbpB family small basic protein, giving the protein MRKIKKLSFEELVMENKKELLKDTAFLDKIEDKIEQRFTEK; this is encoded by the coding sequence TTGAGGAAAATCAAAAAGCTGTCATTCGAAGAACTGGTGATGGAAAACAAAAAAGAATTGCTAAAAGACACCGCTTTTCTGGATAAAATTGAAGATAAGATTGAACAGCGCTTTACAGAAAAATAA
- a CDS encoding acid-soluble spore protein N encodes MTNSNDKQSHFTPNHIGTKSRGFGGNKGKKMQDKSHQHAQVIQTKGE; translated from the coding sequence ATGACCAATTCCAATGATAAACAAAGTCATTTCACCCCGAACCATATTGGCACGAAATCCAGAGGATTCGGCGGAAACAAGGGCAAAAAGATGCAGGATAAATCCCATCAGCATGCCCAGGTAATTCAAACCAAAGGTGAATAA
- the tlp gene encoding small acid-soluble spore protein Tlp codes for MGYKSNPDDRSDNVEKLQDMVQNTIENIEKAHDSLAMANEKDRRDIEEKNRRREDSIAAMRAEIQDEAHARENGYETN; via the coding sequence ATGGGATACAAATCCAATCCGGATGACCGTTCAGATAATGTAGAAAAGCTGCAGGATATGGTACAGAACACCATTGAAAATATCGAGAAAGCACATGATTCCCTGGCGATGGCAAATGAAAAAGACCGCCGCGATATCGAAGAAAAGAACAGGCGCAGAGAAGATTCGATTGCCGCGATGAGAGCGGAAATTCAGGACGAAGCGCATGCTCGCGAAAATGGGTATGAAACAAACTGA
- a CDS encoding thioesterase family protein, whose translation MFTSKTEVEVRYAETDQMGIVYHANYLVWMEIGRTKLIEDLGFSYASMEEEGVLSPVIDLTIEYKKPLKYGQKAVIHTSVLEYSGVKVVYGYEMYTPDGELAVKAASSHVCVKKDSFRPIHIRKFFPEWDKAYKEALKSES comes from the coding sequence ATGTTTACATCAAAAACCGAAGTAGAAGTACGATATGCAGAAACGGATCAAATGGGAATCGTTTATCATGCCAATTATTTAGTCTGGATGGAGATCGGCCGCACAAAGCTTATCGAGGATTTAGGATTTTCCTATGCATCGATGGAAGAAGAAGGGGTTCTTTCTCCGGTTATCGATTTAACCATTGAATATAAGAAGCCTTTGAAGTACGGACAAAAGGCAGTGATACATACATCGGTTTTGGAATACAGCGGAGTAAAAGTGGTTTACGGATACGAAATGTACACACCGGATGGAGAACTTGCTGTAAAAGCCGCTTCATCGCATGTATGCGTGAAAAAAGATTCGTTCAGACCCATCCATATTAGAAAATTCTTTCCGGAATGGGATAAAGCCTACAAAGAGGCTCTTAAAAGTGAGAGCTAA
- a CDS encoding HesB/YadR/YfhF family protein, which produces MKIKVNEEAAKWYQDELRLQAGDSVRFFVRYGGSSTIQKGFSLGVTKEEKEDAGASAELRGIDFFVSERDLWYFDGNDLIVDFDTEHNEPVFDYEKAAD; this is translated from the coding sequence ATGAAAATCAAAGTGAATGAAGAAGCAGCTAAATGGTACCAGGATGAACTGCGTTTACAGGCTGGAGACTCCGTCCGGTTCTTTGTCCGCTACGGCGGTTCAAGCACCATCCAGAAAGGCTTTAGTCTTGGAGTAACTAAAGAAGAAAAAGAAGATGCAGGTGCATCCGCAGAGCTTAGAGGAATTGACTTTTTCGTCAGCGAACGGGATTTGTGGTATTTCGACGGAAATGATTTGATTGTTGATTTTGATACTGAACATAACGAACCTGTTTTTGACTATGAAAAAGCCGCAGACTGA
- a CDS encoding DUF4397 domain-containing protein — translation MKKLAMMFIVMVFALMGTSVLAAESENAMVRIVHASPDAPAVDVTVDGNTVVEGAKFKDATNFMPVPAGEHKVEIYAAGTVKEGKPVISANLSVEAGKMYTAAAINTLDNLELKVLNDDTMVAEGKSKIRVGHFSPDAPAVDVAVKGGDVLFPGAEFKGVTDYKEVDPGSYDLEVRPAGTMDSVLDLSGTELKENMTYTVLAVGFAKNDPALDAIVLADPMMPAGMPKTGMGGTSETSENAAPWAVLAAAAAGLGALAVYGRKKRAQ, via the coding sequence TTGAAGAAATTAGCGATGATGTTTATTGTCATGGTATTCGCACTAATGGGAACATCTGTATTGGCAGCAGAATCAGAAAATGCAATGGTTCGGATTGTACATGCTTCTCCTGATGCACCGGCAGTTGATGTTACAGTGGATGGAAACACAGTGGTGGAAGGTGCAAAATTTAAGGATGCGACGAACTTTATGCCTGTACCTGCTGGAGAACACAAAGTAGAAATTTATGCAGCAGGCACTGTAAAAGAAGGCAAACCTGTTATCTCAGCTAATCTGTCTGTAGAAGCGGGTAAAATGTACACAGCTGCCGCTATCAATACACTTGATAATTTAGAATTAAAAGTTTTGAATGATGACACAATGGTGGCGGAAGGCAAATCGAAGATCCGTGTTGGCCATTTCTCACCTGATGCACCTGCAGTAGATGTTGCTGTGAAAGGCGGAGATGTTCTTTTCCCTGGAGCAGAATTTAAAGGCGTAACAGATTATAAGGAAGTGGATCCCGGAAGCTATGATCTTGAGGTTAGACCAGCAGGAACGATGGATTCCGTTCTTGACCTTTCAGGAACAGAACTAAAAGAAAACATGACGTACACGGTTCTTGCAGTCGGATTTGCTAAAAATGACCCGGCGCTTGACGCAATTGTTCTTGCAGATCCAATGATGCCAGCCGGAATGCCGAAGACCGGAATGGGCGGAACTTCTGAAACATCTGAAAACGCTGCACCATGGGCCGTTCTTGCCGCCGCCGCCGCAGGTTTAGGAGCTCTTGCTGTTTATGGCAGGAAAAAACGCGCTCAGTAG
- a CDS encoding class F sortase — MAGKNALSSIMVLLFLAGCSGAQEKEDMVAQPVKSIPAETESLKASSSSQAPARKPEEGLTPETLIIPALGIETKVEKAGLLNDGTMDVPKNDQHTAWYKQGARPGEQGNAVIAGHVDNKTGPAVFFNLKKLKTGDEVIILDEKGEKRTFLVEKAESYPYERAPIPAIFGGANEPRLNLITCTGTFDRSKKTHLERLVVYTKLKNS, encoded by the coding sequence ATGGCAGGAAAAAACGCGCTCAGTAGCATCATGGTTCTTCTCTTCCTGGCTGGATGCAGCGGAGCACAGGAAAAAGAAGATATGGTGGCTCAGCCGGTCAAAAGCATACCGGCTGAAACTGAATCTTTGAAGGCTTCCTCAAGCTCTCAAGCACCTGCTCGAAAGCCTGAGGAAGGCTTAACACCAGAAACCTTAATCATTCCTGCACTGGGAATTGAAACAAAGGTCGAAAAAGCAGGTCTTCTAAATGATGGAACCATGGATGTTCCAAAGAATGATCAGCATACAGCATGGTACAAGCAGGGGGCACGCCCTGGAGAACAAGGCAATGCAGTGATCGCAGGGCACGTGGATAATAAAACGGGGCCTGCCGTATTTTTCAATTTAAAAAAACTGAAAACCGGTGATGAAGTAATCATCTTGGATGAAAAAGGGGAGAAGCGGACCTTTTTAGTGGAAAAGGCTGAATCATATCCTTATGAGCGTGCACCGATTCCAGCCATTTTCGGAGGCGCAAATGAACCAAGGCTTAATCTGATTACATGCACCGGAACGTTTGACAGAAGCAAAAAAACCCATCTTGAACGGCTTGTAGTCTACACAAAACTTAAAAACAGCTAA
- a CDS encoding flagellar basal body rod protein: MKKAGLISAAILAGVVLLINTGHIIGLAISAAIMYYAFKRIKKTESTGKKVLWAVVGLIALSASASNLPAILGLAALYVLIKIWKHLKSTKNEQDTRSNDPFVHFENQWAEMNKSK; encoded by the coding sequence ATGAAAAAAGCGGGATTAATTTCAGCGGCTATTTTAGCCGGGGTGGTGCTTCTCATCAATACAGGCCACATCATTGGCCTTGCGATCAGTGCAGCCATTATGTACTATGCTTTTAAAAGAATCAAGAAAACCGAATCAACCGGAAAAAAAGTACTGTGGGCCGTAGTCGGATTGATTGCTCTGAGTGCATCAGCATCGAACTTGCCGGCGATCCTCGGTCTTGCTGCTCTCTATGTACTCATTAAAATCTGGAAACATCTGAAAAGTACAAAAAACGAACAGGACACCCGTTCTAACGATCCTTTCGTACATTTTGAAAATCAATGGGCTGAAATGAATAAATCCAAATAA
- a CDS encoding PspA/IM30 family protein, producing the protein MTNLLTRMADSLKADLHEILNQKEEKNPIAMLNHYLRECEKETEKVRGLVERQMKLKDEFRREMQLAGQMAAKRKHQAQVAEQAGERELMEFAKREQAQYSEREQHLSRSYEETAKQLEQLEQKYEEMNHKLKDMHVRRMELMGRENIARAHAKMNKILRPSEDSFHSSSRFEEMEQYIDRLEYQVQTDYYRSTIDAKTEALEKGLNLQKTNSPS; encoded by the coding sequence ATGACGAATTTATTGACAAGAATGGCAGATAGCTTGAAAGCTGACTTACATGAGATTCTTAATCAAAAGGAAGAAAAAAATCCAATCGCGATGCTTAATCATTATTTGAGAGAGTGCGAAAAAGAAACGGAAAAGGTCAGAGGGCTCGTCGAAAGACAAATGAAATTAAAAGATGAGTTCCGCCGCGAAATGCAGCTTGCCGGCCAAATGGCTGCGAAGAGAAAGCATCAGGCTCAAGTTGCCGAACAGGCTGGAGAACGTGAGCTGATGGAGTTTGCAAAACGTGAGCAGGCGCAATATTCAGAGCGGGAGCAGCATCTGTCACGCTCTTATGAGGAGACAGCGAAACAGCTGGAGCAGCTGGAACAAAAATATGAAGAAATGAACCATAAATTAAAGGACATGCATGTAAGAAGAATGGAACTGATGGGGAGAGAGAACATCGCGCGGGCTCATGCAAAAATGAACAAGATCCTGCGTCCCTCTGAAGATTCCTTCCACTCGTCCAGCCGCTTTGAAGAAATGGAACAGTATATAGACCGCCTTGAATATCAAGTTCAAACCGATTACTACAGAAGCACGATCGATGCCAAAACAGAAGCTTTGGAAAAAGGATTAAACTTACAAAAAACAAATTCTCCATCCTAA
- the liaF gene encoding cell wall-active antibiotics response protein LiaF yields MRLFDNKEAIAIFNQLKTETINLVLLIGIALLILEFTFHDGGSVFFLLLTIGCIYYGRKKMPSSKGKFLFWAGILSFTFTLLNTFAFKFLIFAMLGYVIYQYLRSQKKPRVIEPEFPAGMEKNSDEPVIKERPRFQNVLFGNQETPDGIYEWQDIAIQTGVGDTIIDLTNTVLPKGEAVIFIRGFIGNVQILLPYDLEVSLRHSVGAGAVAFLDEHESRKVNKTVFLETGGFQLAKEKVKICTSFLVGDLEVKRK; encoded by the coding sequence TTGCGTCTTTTTGACAATAAGGAGGCGATCGCCATTTTCAATCAACTAAAAACGGAAACCATCAACCTAGTCCTTCTTATTGGGATCGCCCTTTTAATTCTGGAATTCACGTTTCATGATGGAGGATCTGTTTTTTTTCTGCTGCTGACAATCGGCTGCATTTATTACGGCCGAAAAAAAATGCCAAGTTCAAAAGGGAAGTTTTTATTCTGGGCCGGTATTTTATCGTTCACCTTTACCCTTTTAAATACGTTCGCTTTTAAGTTTCTGATTTTTGCTATGCTTGGCTACGTCATCTACCAGTATTTGAGGAGCCAGAAGAAACCGAGGGTAATTGAACCGGAATTTCCAGCCGGAATGGAGAAGAACTCCGATGAGCCTGTTATAAAGGAAAGGCCGCGATTTCAAAATGTTCTTTTCGGAAATCAGGAGACACCGGATGGAATTTACGAGTGGCAGGATATTGCGATCCAAACAGGAGTCGGAGATACGATTATTGATTTAACCAATACGGTCCTTCCGAAAGGGGAAGCGGTGATCTTTATTCGGGGCTTCATCGGAAATGTTCAAATCCTGCTTCCGTACGATCTGGAAGTTTCTCTGAGGCATTCAGTGGGTGCAGGCGCTGTTGCGTTTCTGGACGAACACGAGTCGAGAAAGGTGAATAAAACGGTTTTCCTTGAAACGGGCGGATTTCAACTTGCAAAGGAAAAAGTGAAGATTTGCACCTCCTTCCTTGTTGGAGACCTTGAGGTGAAACGGAAATGA
- a CDS encoding sensor histidine kinase codes for MRTLVRSILSGAVLSLVLFLALFSVWFMTFPPDNWSNLWEREVGDLPFILFAMLLCLCIGACYGLFSALGLKRQLKTLNGFLQQLESGKHAHASFDKQTAPEFQEIRERLSRLNKQQTEQIKIFQKSASEKAEDHEKQVQAMVSLERQRLARELHDSVSQQLFAASMLMSAINEGESSPEVTKKQLKLTEQMIQQSQLEMRALLLHLRPAALKGKTLKEGIEELLSELVHKVPLSVNWKLETFILPKGIEDHLFRILQESVSNTLRHAKAEQLDVLLIKREQLAILRITDDGVGFNVEQMKAGSYGLQNIKERAAELGGMVKIISLPNKGTKLEVRIPLLDQETGEGEAT; via the coding sequence ATGAGGACTCTCGTTCGCTCCATTTTATCAGGCGCAGTCCTTTCTCTTGTTCTTTTTCTGGCTTTATTCAGTGTATGGTTTATGACGTTTCCCCCTGACAACTGGTCCAATTTATGGGAGAGAGAAGTAGGCGATTTGCCGTTTATCTTATTTGCCATGCTGCTTTGCCTATGTATAGGTGCATGCTACGGTCTTTTTTCCGCACTTGGTTTAAAAAGGCAGCTGAAAACATTAAATGGATTCCTTCAGCAGCTTGAAAGCGGAAAACATGCGCATGCTTCCTTCGATAAACAGACGGCTCCCGAATTCCAGGAAATCCGCGAGCGCCTAAGCAGGCTGAATAAGCAGCAAACCGAACAAATTAAAATCTTTCAAAAATCCGCAAGCGAGAAAGCAGAGGATCATGAAAAGCAGGTTCAGGCAATGGTGTCCCTTGAAAGGCAGCGGCTAGCCCGAGAGCTTCATGATTCGGTGAGCCAGCAGCTTTTTGCTGCCTCCATGCTGATGTCGGCCATTAATGAAGGGGAAAGCAGTCCGGAAGTGACAAAAAAACAGCTGAAGCTTACTGAACAAATGATTCAGCAGTCGCAGCTTGAAATGAGAGCCTTGCTATTGCACCTTCGCCCCGCTGCGCTTAAGGGAAAAACACTAAAAGAGGGAATCGAAGAACTTCTCTCCGAGCTCGTACATAAAGTGCCGCTTTCCGTGAACTGGAAGCTGGAAACGTTCATTCTTCCTAAAGGAATTGAAGATCATCTATTTAGAATCCTACAGGAGTCCGTGTCAAACACACTCAGGCATGCCAAAGCCGAACAGCTTGATGTTCTGCTGATCAAGAGGGAGCAGCTGGCCATTTTAAGAATCACCGATGATGGTGTGGGATTTAATGTCGAACAGATGAAAGCAGGATCATATGGTTTGCAGAATATTAAAGAGCGGGCAGCAGAGCTTGGCGGGATGGTCAAAATTATCAGTCTTCCGAATAAAGGCACTAAGCTTGAGGTGAGGATTCCGCTGCTCGATCAGGAAACAGGAGAGGGGGAAGCAACATGA
- a CDS encoding response regulator transcription factor, producing the protein MIRVLFADDHEMVRIGVSSYLNAQPDIEIAGEAEDGQEAYELALKIRPDIILMDLVMKEMDGIEATRKIIGEWPEAKIIIVTSFLDDEKVYPALQAGAASYMLKTSKASEIARAIRETHKGQSILEPEVTGKMMQRMRHPNPSALHDELTGREMEILLLMAQGKSNQEMADELFIALKTVKVHVSSILSKLEVHDRTQAVIYAFKNGLVT; encoded by the coding sequence ATGATCAGGGTCTTATTTGCAGATGATCACGAGATGGTCCGGATTGGTGTGTCATCCTATTTAAATGCCCAGCCTGACATTGAAATTGCCGGTGAGGCAGAGGATGGACAGGAAGCATATGAGCTGGCTTTAAAGATCAGGCCGGACATCATTCTAATGGACCTTGTGATGAAAGAAATGGATGGAATAGAAGCCACACGGAAAATCATCGGGGAATGGCCGGAGGCGAAAATTATCATTGTGACCAGTTTCCTTGATGATGAAAAAGTATATCCCGCACTCCAGGCAGGCGCAGCAAGCTATATGCTAAAAACGTCAAAAGCCAGTGAAATCGCGAGAGCCATTCGCGAAACCCACAAAGGCCAGTCTATTTTGGAGCCTGAAGTCACCGGGAAAATGATGCAGCGGATGAGGCATCCTAATCCATCAGCACTCCATGATGAGCTGACCGGGCGGGAAATGGAAATTCTTCTTCTGATGGCCCAGGGAAAGTCCAATCAGGAAATGGCAGATGAACTATTCATCGCTCTAAAAACAGTTAAAGTACATGTCAGCAGCATATTAAGCAAACTCGAAGTTCATGACCGGACCCAGGCTGTTATTTACGCCTTTAAAAATGGTCTTGTTACATAA